In Necator americanus strain Aroian chromosome IV, whole genome shotgun sequence, the following proteins share a genomic window:
- a CDS encoding hypothetical protein (NECATOR_CHRIV.G14376.T1) produces MKELDPREDAPMLYSNKFECSDRTIRGIEAAMKRLACTAIGFDAHLSFLACLQSLAWSARLVNVADAPVARMVQPQTWVIKPMAIK; encoded by the coding sequence ATGAAGGAGCTGGACCCAAGGGAAGATGCACCAATGCTCTATTCCAATAAATTTGAATGCTCAGACAGAACAATCCGTGGAATCGAGGCCGCTATGAAGCGTTTGGCGTGCACTGCAATCGGATTTGATGCCCACCTGTCCTTTTTGGCCTGTCTTCAGTCTCTCGCTTGGTCGGCTCGCTTGGTCAACGTGGCCGATGCACCAGTTGCTCGGATGGTTcagcctcaaacttgggtaattaaacctatGGCTattaagtaa
- a CDS encoding hypothetical protein (NECATOR_CHRIV.G14380.T1): MAICTYNARTLASEAAIEDLMMQAKKIKYDVIGLTETRRRHPLNAVYETGEELFLGTCDSRGVGGVGVLVNTSMAKNIDSFEQLTTRIGRLRMRRCGPIPALTIFVVYAPTSSYEEEEVEAFYMDLEKFYQEDHAFYKVIVGDFNAKVGPRRTPEELHIGTHGLQWNDQGERLSEFIMTTKTIHGNSQFQKPSSLRWTWESPGGGYRNEIDHIIVNKRFCLTDVAVVPKFYTGSDHRLLRGRFSFTRRAEKAAKFRGRNPRTVINWDLFATLAGFWEDSAMDNIDEEYDRLVEHLHDCAKKAESFKTTKRRLSLETLELIRQRGAARAAGNQELTSELARLCREAIKEDLKERRAEVLAEAAEAGKSIRYARRDFASRKTRMTALRNPKGTAIASRGGWRKSSTTSTLISSTAMSTCLLTI, translated from the coding sequence atggcgatctgtacttataacgcacgtacgcttgcatcggaagcggccatcgaagatctgatgatgcaagccaagaagatcaagtacgacgtcatcggactgaccgagacgagacgacgtcaccctctcaacgccgtatatgaaactggagaagaactgttcttaggaacatgcgacagtagaggtgttggtggagttggcgtcctcgtcaacacgagtatggcaaagaacatcgactcttttgaacaacttacgacccgaatcggacgtctgcggatgagaagatgtggcccaataccagctttgactatcttcgtcgtttacgctccaacatcaagctacgaagaagaagaagtcgaagccttctatatggacctggagaagttctaccaagaagatcatgccttctacaaggtcatagttggcgatttcaacgctaaggttggcccaagaagaacgccggaggaacttcacatcgggacccacggcctacaatggaatgaccagggagagaggctctccgagttcatcatgacgactaagaccatccatgggaactcgcaatttcagaagccctcttctttacgctggacgtgggagtcacccggtggagggtaccgtaatgaaatagaccacatcatcgtcaataaaaggttctgcctgacggacgtcgctgttgtaccaaagttctatacgggatcggaccatcgcctcctccgaggaagattttccttcacaaggagagcagagaaagccgccaagttcagagggagaaatcccagaactgtcatcaactgggatctcttcgctacgctagccggcttttgggaagattctgcaatggacaacatcgacgaggaatatgaccggcttgtcgaacaccttcacgactgcgcgaagaaggctgagagttttaaaaccaccaagaggcgtctgtctcttgaaactcttgagctgatacgccagcgtggagcagcacgagccgcagggaaccaagaactcacgtccgagctcgcaaggctttgccgagaggcgataaaggaagaccttaaagagagaagagcagaagtgctggctgaagctgcagaggcggggaaaagcatccgctatgcccgtcgagacttcgccagtcgcaagacgaggatgactgctctccggaacccaaagggaacagccattgcatcgagagggggatggagaaaatcatctacgacttctactctgatctcttcgacagccatgtccacttgcctcctcaccatctga
- a CDS encoding hypothetical protein (NECATOR_CHRIV.G14378.T2) produces the protein MSDASNSFSAWETLPEDEPPLCIAAPLPESPPRHYEAVNLCGGSGDDDQESDNYTHSDSWVSVKAVPFPFTKQSPKCRAGLREYKIASLRLYRQGEGTLF, from the exons ATGTCGGACGCGTCGAACTCCTTTTCAGCTTGGGAAACTCTGCCGGAGGACGagcctccgctgtgcatcgcagctCCActcccagagtcacctccacgccactatgaggcggtaaaccttTGTGGAGGCTCAGGAGATGACGACCAGGAAAGTGATAATTACACTCACTCGGATTCATG GGTAAGTGTAAAGGCGGTTCCATTCCCGTTTACAAAGCAGTCACCCAAGTGCAGAGCCGGATTACGCGAATACAA GATTGCCTCGTTAAGGCTTTATCGTCAAGGAGAAGGGacgttattttaa
- a CDS encoding hypothetical protein (NECATOR_CHRIV.G14374.T2): MNCGKKHHTSTCFKTDSGKQTAQPNRKKEEKQRSSHTRQNFMMCEDDTECLSDTSPSLTAMRVEDTSHQPRNGEIFLLTGKIQAMHPNTQKLITFQILLDTGADRSFIDTELARQLDLPCNGKITMMLRTFGAETAKEIQCTDTCLSVWDAEGNQHKLRVYTHANLTKNFNRGKLDEKDLQFIRRNRIKLSLPQESGTGKAKGCTQSDSWKQKESTR; the protein is encoded by the coding sequence ATGAACTGCGGCAAGAAGCATCATACTTCCACATGCTTCAAAACCGATAGTGGAAAGCAAACAGCTCAACCAAatcggaaaaaagaagagaagcaaAGGTCGTCACATACACGGCAGAATTTCATGATGTGTGAAGACGACACTGAATGTTTATCGGATACATCTCCTAGCCTTACAGCTATGAGGGTGGAGGACACATCTCATCAACCTCGAAATggagaaatatttcttctgacAGGAAAGATACAGGCTATGCACCCAAACACACAGAAGCTGATTACGTTTCAGATACTCTTGGACACTGGAGCAGATCGCAGCTTCATTGACACGGAACTGGCTCGACAGCTTGACCTGCCTTGCAATGGTAAAATCACCATGATGTTGCGGACGTTTGGAGCAGAAACCGCAAAGGAGATCCAATGCACTGACACGTGTTTGAGTGTATGGGATGCTGAAGGGAACCAACACAAGTTACGTGTATACACTCATGCCAATCTTACCAAAAACTTCAACAGAGGAAAGCTCGACGAAAAAGATCTCCAATTCATCCGAAGAAATCGGATAAAATTGAGCCTCCCACAAGAGAGTGGAACTGGAAAAGCGAAGGGATGCACTCAAAGCGATTCTTGGAAGCAGAAGGAAAGTACCAGATAG
- a CDS encoding hypothetical protein (NECATOR_CHRIV.G14379.T1) → MNYYSRTSAANIPELDAFYEELEEVIGNEKSFHKFVVGDFNAKLGNTTEEEYGIGRFGLGDRNENGNRLVGLLSAACLFHGNFLFMKKDHCRWT, encoded by the coding sequence atgaACTACTACTCACGAACATCAGCAGCTAATATACCCGAactggacgcgttttacgaggagctggaggaagtgatcggcaacgagaagtccttccacaaattcgttgtcggagacttcaacgcaaaactagggaACACTACGGAAGAGGAATACGgaatcggaagatttggactaggggaccggaatgaaaatggcaatcgtctcgtcGGACTGCTGTCCGCCGCttgcctctttcatgggaactttcttttcatgaagaaagatcattgTCGGTGGACATGA
- a CDS encoding hypothetical protein (NECATOR_CHRIV.G14375.T1) has protein sequence MEIKSLQDIFDRALFAFTETVDNLKEPLTEEAKVSEYISGAQELISQSTSLLLKLEINKEQLTSNTRTQAGLMGNGHPNGNTVARIELPKLPIPEFSGKFWHWDSFWELFNATVHSLPLSDLQKFNYLLRALKGEAREPIARFQVTSANYNLAIAHLKE, from the coding sequence ATGGAGATTAAATCACTCCAAGACATCTTTGATAGAGCGCTTTTTGCATTTACCGAAACAGTGGACAACCTAAAGGAACCTCTCACTGAAGAGGCGAAAGTTTCGGAGTATATAAGTGGCGCTCAGGAACTCATCTCTCAATCCACATCCCTGCTCCTCAAACTGGAGATTAACAAGGAGCAGTTGACATCTAATACCCGTACGCAAGCGGGACTCATGGGAAACGGGCATCCAAATGGAAATACAGTAGCGCGCATAGAGCTGCCAAAGTTACCGATACCGGAATTCAGCGGGAAGTTCTGGCATTGGGACAGCTTTTGGGAGCTGTTCAACGCAACGGTTCATTCTCTTCCACTTTcggatttgcaaaaattcaactatCTTCTCAGAGCACTTAAAGGGGAAGCCCGCGAGCCCATTGCTCGTTTCCAGGTCACCTCTGCTAACTACAACCTAGCAATAGCTCATCTGAAGGAATGA
- a CDS encoding hypothetical protein (NECATOR_CHRIV.G14378.T1) produces MDDRWVRSKLTPPTFLDETFSPCTVIYLSYVAPSALGLLQSSRVKFDTRDACRSASVESCVPGFLFREVGMSDASNSFSAWETLPEDEPPLCIAAPLPESPPRHYEAVNLCGGSGDDDQESDNYTHSDSWSDTCLT; encoded by the exons atggacgataGATGGGTGCGTAGCAAACTAACACCGCCTACTTTTCTCGACGAAACCTTCTCTCCGTGTACCGTCATTTATCTGTcatacgtcgctccttctgcacttggtctcctgcagagcagtCGCGTGAAGTTTGATACGAGAGATGCATGCAGGTCAGCATCTGTGGAGTCTTGCGTT ccaGGCTTCCTATTCCGAGAAGTTGGAATGTCGGACGCGTCGAACTCCTTTTCAGCTTGGGAAACTCTGCCGGAGGACGagcctccgctgtgcatcgcagctCCActcccagagtcacctccacgccactatgaggcggtaaaccttTGTGGAGGCTCAGGAGATGACGACCAGGAAAGTGATAATTACACTCACTCGGATTCATGGTCTGACACTTGTCTTACATGA
- a CDS encoding hypothetical protein (NECATOR_CHRIV.G14382.T1), with protein sequence MLGVFRFTQVRDGIRSSLLRQRSKIRDAAAFAKESKIRWAGHVMRFNDNRWTRAVSDWVPRDIKRTTGRPPTRWSDFFTKSLKEKYDALRVPRERRNHWATLARDRDKWKNYWRPLDQFEDQRESR encoded by the coding sequence atgctaggagtattccgtttcacgcaagtgagggacgggattcgaagttctctcctacgtcagcgatcgaagattagagacgccgctgcgtttgccaaggaaagtaaaataaggtgggccggacacgtgatgcgctttaatgacaaccgttggaccagagccgtgagcgactgggttccccgcgatattaagcgcactacaggaagaccgccgacccgatggtcagatttcttcacgaagtccttgaaagaaaaatatgatgctcttcgtgtcccacgcgaaaggaggaaccactgggctactctggcacgcgatcgggacaaatggaagaattactggcgcccgctcgaccagttcgaagatcaacgggagtcaaggtga
- a CDS encoding hypothetical protein (NECATOR_CHRIV.G14373.T1) has product MRPEERYLVCSFCLAKGQHYSDSCPVYVSVELRRKRVRCKRCLDSRHDTEHCWNQSRECMYCGSRNHNKALCTLPECIHDQRYELEEIERELETFADYYGPGQ; this is encoded by the coding sequence ATGAGACCGGAAGAACGCTATCTGGTGTGTTCGTTTTGTTTGGCAAAAGGACAACACTATTCCGATAGCTGCCCTGTGTACGTGAGCGTGGAATTGAGGAGGAAGCGTGTTCGCTGCAAAAGGTGCTTGGACAGTCGCCACGATACAGAGCATTGTTGGAATCAGAGCAGAGAATGCATGTACTGTGGATCGAGGAACCACAACAAAGCATTGTGCACCCTACCGGAGTGCATCCACGACCAACGTTATGAACTGGAGGAGATTGAGCGAGAACTGGAGACCTTCGCCGACTACTACGGTCCTGGACAGTAA
- a CDS encoding hypothetical protein (NECATOR_CHRIV.G14381.T1), with product MSVRNRTAPGPDRIRPEHLKSLPPVLINTLARLFTRYLSECKVPKQWKTSKTVLLYKKGDPHDIGNYRPICLLSVIYKLFTRVILNRIEKVLDEGQPCEQAGFRKGFSTIDHIHTVSKLIEVSREYKMPLCLTFIDLKKAFDSVETEAVVEALDNQGVPTQYIKVLRELYSNFTTGISPFYKNIIIDVKRGSDRVIQFHPKYSQPPSRSNDDREGMSAATPFALSMTSYWY from the coding sequence atgtcggtaagaaatcgtacggcacccggtcccgacagaataagaccagaacacctgaagagccttccgccagtactcatcaacaccctggcgaggctctttacacgttatctgtcggaatgcaaggttcctaaacagtggaagaccagcaagaccgtgttgttgtataaaaagggagatccacatgacatcggcaactatcgcccaatctgcctactgtccgtcatctacaagctctttacaagagtaatccttaataggattgaaaaagtcctggatgaaggacagccatgcgagcaagcagggtttcgaaaaggattcagcacgattgaccacattcacactgtttcgaaactcatcgaggtatcacgagagtacaagatgccgctctgtctcaccttcatcgacttaaagaaggctttcgactcggttgagacggaagcggtcgtggaagccttggacaaccaaggcgtccctactcagtacataaaggtacttcgagagttgtacagtaacttcacgaccggaatttcgccattctacaagaacatcatcattgacgtgaagagggggtccgacagggtgatacaatttcacccaaaatattcacagccaccctcgcgCAGTAATGACGACAGGGAGGGGatgtcggcagctacaccatttgcgctttctatgacatcgtactggtactag
- a CDS encoding hypothetical protein (NECATOR_CHRIV.G14379.T2) yields MNYYSRTSAANIPELDAFYEELEEVIGNEKSFHKFVVGDFNAKLGNTTEEEYGIGRFGLGDRNENGNRLVGLLKKKILEAAQRRTSLKKCRRDIRKWNIPLAALLNEDGTREMEIITEREATDQLTDQDLRAHLFDSTVLPALCYAAETWADTSAMSRKLLTTHRALARCLLKVNRRTQHLAGLHSSDLRGMSRLRDPAEYVSKAKYKWAGYITRRIDDRWTKRTLE; encoded by the exons atgaACTACTACTCACGAACATCAGCAGCTAATATACCCGAactggacgcgttttacgaggagctggaggaagtgatcggcaacgagaagtccttccacaaattcgttgtcggagacttcaacgcaaaactagggaACACTACGGAAGAGGAATACGgaatcggaagatttggactaggggaccggaatgaaaatggcaatcgtctcgtcGGACTGCT gaagaagaagattctggaagcagcacaaagaagaacgagtctaaagaagtgccgcagggatatCCGTAAATggaatattccgctagcagccttgctgaacgaagacgggactcgtgagatggaaatcattacagAGAG ggaagctacggaccaactgacggaccaagatcttcgtgcccatctgttcgactcgacagtccttccagcactctgttacgcagcggagacgtgggcagacacctcTGCCatgtctaggaagctacttactacccacagagcccttgcgagatgtcttctgaaagttaaccggcgcacacaacatctAGCCGGTCTTcacagctccgacttaagaggaatgtcccgtcttcgcgacccagcggaatatgtatcgaaagcaaaatatAAATGGGCCGGTTACATTacgagaagaatcgacgatagatggactaaaagaacgctagagtag
- a CDS encoding hypothetical protein (NECATOR_CHRIV.G14374.T1): MSTLDFVIKQEEEIEQHLPRKKERAELPQKVSKEANLQLRKRSPFCFYCDSKEHWSIGCTKITAPKARLEHLKKNNRCIRCGSKSHALSECRSKGCMNCGKKHHTSTCFKTDSGKQTAQPNRKKEEKQRSSHTRQNFMMCEDDTECLSDTSPSLTAMRVEDTSHQPRNGEIFLLTGKIQAMHPNTQKLITFQILLDTGADRSFIDTELARQLDLPCNGKITMMLRTFGAETAKEIQCTDTCLSVWDAEGNQHKLRVYTHANLTKNFNRGKLDEKDLQFIRRNRIKLSLPQESGTGKAKGCTQSDSWKQKESTR; encoded by the coding sequence ATGAGTACACTGGATTTCGTTATaaaacaggaagaagaaattgagcaGCATCTACCAAGGAAGAAGGAGCGTGCAGAACTCCCTCAAAAAGTATCAAAAGAAGCGAATCTCCAATTGAGGAAACGCTCTCCATTCTGTTTTTACTGTGACAGCAAGGAACACTGGTCTATAGGATGTACCAAAATCACCGCTCCAAAAGCCAGATTGgagcatttgaaaaagaataaccGCTGCATAAGATGTGGATCTAAATCACATGCCCTTTCAGAATGCAGGAGCAAAGGTTGCATGAACTGCGGCAAGAAGCATCATACTTCCACATGCTTCAAAACCGATAGTGGAAAGCAAACAGCTCAACCAAatcggaaaaaagaagagaagcaaAGGTCGTCACATACACGGCAGAATTTCATGATGTGTGAAGACGACACTGAATGTTTATCGGATACATCTCCTAGCCTTACAGCTATGAGGGTGGAGGACACATCTCATCAACCTCGAAATggagaaatatttcttctgacAGGAAAGATACAGGCTATGCACCCAAACACACAGAAGCTGATTACGTTTCAGATACTCTTGGACACTGGAGCAGATCGCAGCTTCATTGACACGGAACTGGCTCGACAGCTTGACCTGCCTTGCAATGGTAAAATCACCATGATGTTGCGGACGTTTGGAGCAGAAACCGCAAAGGAGATCCAATGCACTGACACGTGTTTGAGTGTATGGGATGCTGAAGGGAACCAACACAAGTTACGTGTATACACTCATGCCAATCTTACCAAAAACTTCAACAGAGGAAAGCTCGACGAAAAAGATCTCCAATTCATCCGAAGAAATCGGATAAAATTGAGCCTCCCACAAGAGAGTGGAACTGGAAAAGCGAAGGGATGCACTCAAAGCGATTCTTGGAAGCAGAAGGAAAGTACCAGATAG
- a CDS encoding hypothetical protein (NECATOR_CHRIV.G14377.T1), giving the protein MTSSVVSLCLLLMVLASVASACQNLPPTHRIGNYVYNLHQKRSCPGPVAMSFGNLYSVNQCIDGCRRHKCVAISLYKRGDMSFGCNIITNFGGLIPDANAACYVRTDIKVF; this is encoded by the exons ATGACGTCGTCGGTTGTGTCGCTTTGTTTGTTGCTGATGGTTTTGGCAAGCGTTGCCAGTGCATGTCAGA ACCTTCCGCCAACACATCGAATAGGAAATTATGTTTACAATCTACACCAAAAACGCAGCTGTCCAGGACCGGTAGCGATGTCATTCGGAAATTTGTAT AGCGTCAATCAGTGCATCGACGGATGCCGAAGACACAAGTGTGTGGCGATTAGCTTGTACAAAAGGGGAGACATGTCGTTTGGCTGCAACATTATAACAAATTTTGGAGGATTAATCCCAGACGCAAATGCCGCCTGTTATGTCCGCACAGATATAAAGGTTTTCTGA
- a CDS encoding hypothetical protein (NECATOR_CHRIV.G14377.T2), with protein MTSSVVSLCLLLMVLASVASACQNLPPTHRIGNYVYNLHQKRSCPGPVAMSFGNLYSVNQCIDGCRRHKCVAISLYKRGDMSFGCNIITNFGGLIPDANAACYVRTDIKETSMRDRPVIGFENYTIYCGDADENKVVGCATAVRNDYNATDVTQLK; from the exons ATGACGTCGTCGGTTGTGTCGCTTTGTTTGTTGCTGATGGTTTTGGCAAGCGTTGCCAGTGCATGTCAGA ACCTTCCGCCAACACATCGAATAGGAAATTATGTTTACAATCTACACCAAAAACGCAGCTGTCCAGGACCGGTAGCGATGTCATTCGGAAATTTGTAT AGCGTCAATCAGTGCATCGACGGATGCCGAAGACACAAGTGTGTGGCGATTAGCTTGTACAAAAGGGGAGACATGTCGTTTGGCTGCAACATTATAACAAATTTTGGAGGATTAATCCCAGACGCAAATGCCGCCTGTTATGTCCGCACAGATATAAAG gaaacaagcatgagagatcggcctgTCATCGGcttcgaaaattacaccatatactgtggcgatgctgatgagaacaaagtagttGGCTGCGCAacagctgtgaggaacgattacaatgCCACGGACGTGACTCAGCTTAAGTAG